A region of Haliotis asinina isolate JCU_RB_2024 chromosome 7, JCU_Hal_asi_v2, whole genome shotgun sequence DNA encodes the following proteins:
- the LOC137290350 gene encoding AP-1 complex subunit mu-1 isoform X1, with amino-acid sequence MSASAIYLLDVKGKVLISRNYRGDIDMSVIDKFMTLVMDKEEEGNVSPIIQHGDLAYIYIKYNNLYLVATSKKNSNAALMFSFLHKLVQIFVEYFKELEEESIRDNFVVIYELLDEVMDFGYPQTTDSKILQEYITQDSHKLEIAPRPPMAVTNAVSWRSEGVKYRKNEVFLDVIESVNLLVSANGNVLRSEIVGAIKMRVFLSGMPELRLGLNDKVLFESTGRGKSKSVELEDVKFHQCVRLSRFENDRTISFIPPDGEFELMSYRLNTHVKPLIWVESVIERHAHSRVEYMIKAKSQFKRRSTANNVEIIIPVPTDADSPKFKTSVGSCKYSPEISSVVWSIKSFPGGKEYLMRAHFGLPSVMSEDIEGRPPINVKFEIPYFTVSGIQVRYLKIIEKSGYQALPWVRYITQNGDYQLRTQ; translated from the exons ATGTCTGCCTCAGCTATATATCTCCTTGATGTCAAGGGAAAG GTTCTGATTAGTCGGAACTACCGGGGTGACATAGACATGTCTGTGATTGACAAGTTCATGACACTAGTGATGGACAAGGAAGAGGAGGGGAATGTTTCCCCCATCATCCAGCATGGTGATCTGGCCTACATCTACATCAAGTACAACAACCTGTACCTGGTGGCAACGTCCAAGAAGAACTCCAATGCTGCTCTCATGTTCTCCTTCCTGCATAAGCTTGTTCAG ATATTTGTTGAGTATTTCAAAGAGTTGGAAGAGGAAAGTATCCGAGATAATTTCGTTGTCATCTATGAGCTTCTGGATGAGGTGATGGACTTTGGCTACCCACAGACCACTGACAGCAAGATCTTACAAGA GTACATCACCCAAGATAGTCACAAGTTAGAGATTGCTCCTCGTCCACCCATGGCAGTCACTAACGCTGTGTCATGGCGGTCAGAAGGAGTCAAATACAGGAAGAACGAAGTCTTTCTTGATGTCATAGAATCTGTTAATCTTCTC GTGAGCGCCAATGGTAACGTGTTACGGAGTGAGATAGTTGGAGCAATCAAAATGAGGGTGTTTCTGTCAGGAATGCCTGAACTACGACTCGGCCTCAACGATAAAGTTCTGTTTGAAAGTACAGGCA GGGGTAAGAGCAAGTCTGTGGAACTAGAGGACGTCAAGTTCCATCAGTGTGTGAGActgtccagatttgaaaatGATAGAACCATCTCCTTCATCCCGCCAGATGGAGAGTTTGAACTCATGTCCTACAGGCTTAACACCCAT GTGAAGCCACTGATCTGGGTGGAGTCGGTGATTGAGAGACACGCCCACAGCAGGGTGGAATACATGATCAAG GCCAAGAGTCAGTTCAAGAGGAGGTCCACAGCCAATAATGTTGAGATCATAATTCCGGTACCAACTGATGCAGATTCCCCCAAATTTAAAACTTCCGTCGGAAGTTGTAAATACTCTCCAGAAATAAGCAGTGTAGTGTGGAGCATCAAATCGTTCCCG GGTGGTAAGGAGTATCTGATGAGAGCCCACTTTGGTCTACCTAGTGTGATGAGTGAAGACATTGAAGGTCGACCTCCGATCAATGTCAAGTTCGAGATTCCTTACTTCACTGTGTCAGGAATTCAG GTTCGTTACCTGAAGATCATTGAGAAAAGCGGGTATCAAGCACTACCTTGGGTGCGTTACATCACCCAGAACGGAGACTACCAGCTACGTACCCAGTGA
- the LOC137290350 gene encoding AP-1 complex subunit mu-1 isoform X2, with translation MSASAIYLLDVKGKVLISRNYRGDIDMSVIDKFMTLVMDKEEEGNVSPIIQHGDLAYIYIKYNNLYLVATSKKNSNAALMFSFLHKLVQIFVEYFKELEEESIRDNFVVIYELLDEVMDFGYPQTTDSKILQEYITQDSHKLEIAPRPPMAVTNAVSWRSEGVKYRKNEVFLDVIESVNLLVSANGNVLRSEIVGAIKMRVFLSGMPELRLGLNDKVLFERGKSKSVELEDVKFHQCVRLSRFENDRTISFIPPDGEFELMSYRLNTHVKPLIWVESVIERHAHSRVEYMIKAKSQFKRRSTANNVEIIIPVPTDADSPKFKTSVGSCKYSPEISSVVWSIKSFPGGKEYLMRAHFGLPSVMSEDIEGRPPINVKFEIPYFTVSGIQVRYLKIIEKSGYQALPWVRYITQNGDYQLRTQ, from the exons ATGTCTGCCTCAGCTATATATCTCCTTGATGTCAAGGGAAAG GTTCTGATTAGTCGGAACTACCGGGGTGACATAGACATGTCTGTGATTGACAAGTTCATGACACTAGTGATGGACAAGGAAGAGGAGGGGAATGTTTCCCCCATCATCCAGCATGGTGATCTGGCCTACATCTACATCAAGTACAACAACCTGTACCTGGTGGCAACGTCCAAGAAGAACTCCAATGCTGCTCTCATGTTCTCCTTCCTGCATAAGCTTGTTCAG ATATTTGTTGAGTATTTCAAAGAGTTGGAAGAGGAAAGTATCCGAGATAATTTCGTTGTCATCTATGAGCTTCTGGATGAGGTGATGGACTTTGGCTACCCACAGACCACTGACAGCAAGATCTTACAAGA GTACATCACCCAAGATAGTCACAAGTTAGAGATTGCTCCTCGTCCACCCATGGCAGTCACTAACGCTGTGTCATGGCGGTCAGAAGGAGTCAAATACAGGAAGAACGAAGTCTTTCTTGATGTCATAGAATCTGTTAATCTTCTC GTGAGCGCCAATGGTAACGTGTTACGGAGTGAGATAGTTGGAGCAATCAAAATGAGGGTGTTTCTGTCAGGAATGCCTGAACTACGACTCGGCCTCAACGATAAAGTTCTGTTTGAAA GGGGTAAGAGCAAGTCTGTGGAACTAGAGGACGTCAAGTTCCATCAGTGTGTGAGActgtccagatttgaaaatGATAGAACCATCTCCTTCATCCCGCCAGATGGAGAGTTTGAACTCATGTCCTACAGGCTTAACACCCAT GTGAAGCCACTGATCTGGGTGGAGTCGGTGATTGAGAGACACGCCCACAGCAGGGTGGAATACATGATCAAG GCCAAGAGTCAGTTCAAGAGGAGGTCCACAGCCAATAATGTTGAGATCATAATTCCGGTACCAACTGATGCAGATTCCCCCAAATTTAAAACTTCCGTCGGAAGTTGTAAATACTCTCCAGAAATAAGCAGTGTAGTGTGGAGCATCAAATCGTTCCCG GGTGGTAAGGAGTATCTGATGAGAGCCCACTTTGGTCTACCTAGTGTGATGAGTGAAGACATTGAAGGTCGACCTCCGATCAATGTCAAGTTCGAGATTCCTTACTTCACTGTGTCAGGAATTCAG GTTCGTTACCTGAAGATCATTGAGAAAAGCGGGTATCAAGCACTACCTTGGGTGCGTTACATCACCCAGAACGGAGACTACCAGCTACGTACCCAGTGA
- the LOC137290352 gene encoding uncharacterized protein: MANQRCMIAEVNNSHIAGKRRRLDDYDCQVNDSCDNNSNGMISGNNHFFPIRRSNCVFHTEEWNSTGTALFKPLFEDLLINSLKHDQISCGEGDFFIADDQGSYSQTVPGRVLHLWKYDKLEKKLYISRSFLFTNLQEYMTVQQFLQRL; the protein is encoded by the exons ATGGCCAACCAACGATGCATGATAGCCGAGGTAAACAACAGCCACATTGCAGGTAAACGCCGCAGACTGGACGACTATGACTGCCAGGTGAATGATTCCTGTGACAATAACAGCAACGGAATGATTTCAG GAAACAACCATTTCTTCCCAATCCGTCGAAGCAATTGTGTGTTCCACACCGAAGAGTGGAATTCTACAGGAACAGCTTTGTTCAAGCCACTTTTTGAGGATCTGctaataaactcactcaaacatgaTCAGATCAGTTGTGGAGAGGGGGACTTTTTCATAGCTGATGATCAAGGGAGCTACTCACAGACTGTCCCAG GTCGTGTCCTGCATCTGTGGAAGTATGACAAACTGGAAAAGAAGCTGTACATATCTAGGTCCTTCCTCTTCACCAACCTACAG GAGTACATGACTGTACAGCAGTTTCTGCAAAGGTTGTGA